One region of Quercus lobata isolate SW786 chromosome 2, ValleyOak3.0 Primary Assembly, whole genome shotgun sequence genomic DNA includes:
- the LOC115975092 gene encoding uncharacterized protein LOC115975092 translates to MKKSMEEGGGGDKSSSASSSSSRKLKFAPKAPPRRKTKPSPSPTPKTEVVDEDGKAEEEAQYLLRRFNENLARRGPREEKKSSVQVAFGPGVVPSTSLKVYGAAKEENVGNRSASVPKSSDKGDTLLSLPSAANEDGNDACSADPMETSAQIVKKEYRERWDYHHTNYPTTLPLRRPYSGDPELLDMAEFGEAAANYEYDENIINPASDLGLKVESEEEKLFFFQLPASLPFLKRAASRKGKEKVESHTSLESGGISKKSCSLEELPGGYMGKMLVYKSGAIKLKLGDSLYDVSPGSDCIFTQDVAAINLAEKECCVLGELGKRAVVTADIDSLLDGMIDLG, encoded by the exons ATGAAGAAAAGCAtggaagaaggaggaggaggagacaAGTcctcttctgcttcttcttcttcttcaaggaag CTTAAGTTTGCGCCAAAAGCCCCACCTCGCAGGAAAACCAAACCCTCTCCCTCTCCCACTCCCAAAAC TGAAGTAGTTGATGAAGATGGAAAAGCTGAAGAAGAGGCACAGTATCTACTTCGCCGCTTCAAT GAGAATCTTGCTAGACGGGGacctagagaagaaaagaaat CTTCTGTTCAAGTTGCATTTGGTCCTGGAGTTGTGCCTTCAACTTCCCTAAAGGTATATGGTGCTGCCAAGGAGGAAAATGTCGGTAACAGAAGTGCCTCAGTCCCAAAAAGTTCTGATAAAGGGGACACTCTCTTATCTTTGCCTTCGGCTGCCAACGAAGATGGAAATGATGCCTGTTCTGCAGATCCTATGGAGACATCAGCTCAGATTGTCAAGAAAGAATATAGAGAACGTTGG GATTACCACCACACTAATTATCCAACTACTCTTCCATTGAGGAGACCTTACTCTGGAGACCCAG AACTTCTTGACATGGCTGAATTTGGGGAGGCTGCTGCAAATTATGAGTATGATGAGAATATTATAAATCCTGCTTCAGACCTTGGACTGAAG GTGGAAAGTGAGGAAGAAAAGTTGTTTTTCTTTCAGCTTCCTGCTAGTCTGCCATTTCTCAAAAGAGCAGCTAGTAGAAAGGGGAAAGAGAAAGTTGAATCCCATACATCACTGGAAAGCGGAGGCATTTCAAAGAAGAGCTGCAGTTTGGAAGAGTTGCCGGGTGGATATATGGGCAAAATGTTGGTTTACAAGAGTGGAGCAATCAAGTTAAAGCTAGGAGATTCCCTGTATGAT GTTTCTCCTGGTTCGGATTGCATATTTACTCAAGATGTTGCAGCAATCAACCTTGCAGAAAAAGAATGTTGCGTTCTTGGAGAGCTTGGCAAACGGGCTGTTGTAACCGCTGACATTGATTCCCTGTTGGATGGCATGATTGACTTGGGCTAA
- the LOC115975093 gene encoding uncharacterized protein LOC115975093 encodes MFGGKGMGGGAGSGGSMLRNVGRVVSAARTGVPASSAESISSSSSSSSRPNTHTHTHKPISPNYLSLSSTSPPHNNIPTSATSGVPTTRSPFSQSQSQSDEFEWVSVDGSKGERVRPHGHGHGNGFFDDYILGPVPSKDEVQNTVSAIQQVFEPPSYSNLVRDKFASELEKDVADQVTSPTGSELDWVEPSFHLCNSRVLQPHGSNKVYDAFHMLQTEPSVQRMVISLSSDKAVWDAVLNNEVVREFKESYFAVENNEPQSPDESSKGSNEATSVLSWIFDNTKAKVMEVFEKITKLVNELFPSTENEKTTAGASDPFQEKLKTSFLLSVVVLLIVVVTRAHKA; translated from the exons ATGTTTGGAGGCAAAGGCATGGGAGGTGGAGCTGGAAGTGGAGGAAGCATGTTAAGGAATGTTGGAAGAGTGGTTTCTGCTGCAAGAACTGGTGTTCCTGCTTCTTCTGCCGaatccatttcttcttcttcttcttcttcttctaggcctaacacccacacccacacccacaagCCCATTTCTCCCAAttacctttctctctcctccactTCTCCTCCACATAATAATATCCCCACTTCTGCAACTTCTGGGGTACCCACTACTCGGTCACCTTTTTCTCAGTCTCAGTCTCAGAGTGATGAGTTTGAGTGGGTGTCTGTTGATGGTAGTAAAGGTGAGAGAGTCAGACCACATGGACATGGACATGGAAATGGGTTTTTTGATGATTATATTCTTGGCCCTGTTCCTTCCAAGGATGAAGTCCAAAATACTGTCTCTGCCATCCAGCA gGTTTTTGAGCCTCCCTCATACTCCAATCTCGTGAGGGACAAATTTGCTTCTGAGTTGGAGAAGGATGTTGCAGATCAAGTTACAAGTCCCACTGGCTCAGAGTTAGACTGGGTGGAGCCCTCTTTTCATCTATGTAATTCAAGAGTGTTGCAACCTCATGGATCCAACAAAGTTTATGATGCTTTTCATATGTTGCAGACTGAGCCATCTGTTCAG AGAATGGTCATATCATTGTCATCAGATAAAgcagtttgggatgctgttcTGAATAATGAGGTGGTGCGGGAGTTTAAGGAGTCATACTTTGCAG TTGAAAATAATGAACCCCAGAGTCCAGATGAGAGTTCTAAAGGATCCAATGAAGCAACCAGTGTATTAAGTTGGATTTTTGACAACACCAAGGCTAAGGTCATGGAAGTGTTTGAGAAAATCACAAAGCTCGTGAATGAATTATTTCCGTCCACTGAAAATGAGAAGACCACAGCAGGAGCCTCCGATCCCTTCCAGGAAAAGCTGAAGACTTCATTCCTGCTTTCTGTTGTGGTCCTGTTGATTGTGGTCGTGACTCGAGCCCACAAGGCTTGA